One Cucurbita pepo subsp. pepo cultivar mu-cu-16 chromosome LG09, ASM280686v2, whole genome shotgun sequence DNA window includes the following coding sequences:
- the LOC111801404 gene encoding ADP-ribosylation factor GTPase-activating protein AGD12-like isoform X1, whose amino-acid sequence MSHFSGDFRRPESAKSRLKDLLLQKDNQLCADCGAPDPKWASANIGVFVCLKCSGVHRNLGTHISKVLSITLDEWTDDEIDAMMEVGGNGFANSIYEAFIPDGYTKPGPSASHEERSKFIKSKYELQEFLKPSLRIIPNNSSKTPEAPSCFQNSSKKSPQEGMVEFMGLLKVKVIKGTNLAVRDMKSSDPFITVTLGQQTAKTTVKKKNLNPVWNEELMLSVPQEYGPLELKVFDLDTVSSNDSMGEAEIDLQPMLTSAMAFGDAEIYGDMQIGKWLKSDDNALIDDSAVNIVDGKVKQEVSLKLGNVESGEVYLELEWMPLDQ is encoded by the exons ATGAGTCATTTTTCAGGGGATTTCAGGAGGCCTGAATCAG CTAAAAGTAGATTAAAAGATTTATTGCTTCAAAAAGATAATCAACTTTGTGCAGATTGTGGTGCTCCTGATCCTAAATGGGC CTCTGCAAATATTGGTGTATTTGTATGCTTAAAATGTAGTGGTGTACACAGAAACCTTGGAACACATATATCAAAG GTTTTATCAATAACATTGGATGAATGGACTGATGATGAGATTGATGCCATGATGGAGGTTGGAGGAAATGGTTTTGCGAATTCAATATATGAGGCTTTTATTCCTGATGGATATACAAAGCCTGGACCGAGTGCTAGCCATGAGGAGCGTTCAAAGTTCATAAA GTCCAAATATGAACTTCaagaatttttaaaacctAGCTTGCGAATTATACCCAATAACTCCTCAAAGACTCCTGAGGCACCAAGTTGTTTTCAGAACTCTTCCAAGAAATCA CCACAGGAAGGCATGGTTGAATTTATGGGACTACTGAAAGTTAAGGTGATTAAAGGCACAAACTTAGCTGTGAGAGATATGAAATCCAGTGATCCTTTCATTACCGTGACTCTTGGGCAACAG ACTGCGAAAACGAcggtgaaaaagaaaaacttgaaTCCAGTTTGGAACGAGGAACTCATGCTGTCGGTTCCTCAAGAATACGGTCCCTTAGAGTTG AAAGTGTTCGATCTCGACACTGTTTCATCTAATGACTCGATGGGTGAAGCAGAAATCGACCTCCAGCCAATGTTAACATCAGCAATGGCATTTGGAGATGCTGAAATATATGGGGATATGCAGATAGGAAAATGGTTGAAATCAGACGACAACGCCCTTATCGACGACAGTGCAGTCAATATCGTGGACGGGAAGGTGAAACAAGAGGTGTCGCTCAAGCTCGGAAACGTAGAATCAGGTGAAGTGTACTTGGAACTAGAGTGGATGCCTCTTGATCAGTAG
- the LOC111801404 gene encoding ADP-ribosylation factor GTPase-activating protein AGD12-like isoform X2 → MSHFSGDFRRPESAKSRLKDLLLQKDNQLCADCGAPDPKWASANIGVFVCLKCSGVHRNLGTHISKVLSITLDEWTDDEIDAMMEVGGNGFANSIYEAFIPDGYTKPGPSASHEERSKFIKSKYELQEFLKPSLRIIPNNSSKTPEAPSCFQNSSKKSEGMVEFMGLLKVKVIKGTNLAVRDMKSSDPFITVTLGQQTAKTTVKKKNLNPVWNEELMLSVPQEYGPLELKVFDLDTVSSNDSMGEAEIDLQPMLTSAMAFGDAEIYGDMQIGKWLKSDDNALIDDSAVNIVDGKVKQEVSLKLGNVESGEVYLELEWMPLDQ, encoded by the exons ATGAGTCATTTTTCAGGGGATTTCAGGAGGCCTGAATCAG CTAAAAGTAGATTAAAAGATTTATTGCTTCAAAAAGATAATCAACTTTGTGCAGATTGTGGTGCTCCTGATCCTAAATGGGC CTCTGCAAATATTGGTGTATTTGTATGCTTAAAATGTAGTGGTGTACACAGAAACCTTGGAACACATATATCAAAG GTTTTATCAATAACATTGGATGAATGGACTGATGATGAGATTGATGCCATGATGGAGGTTGGAGGAAATGGTTTTGCGAATTCAATATATGAGGCTTTTATTCCTGATGGATATACAAAGCCTGGACCGAGTGCTAGCCATGAGGAGCGTTCAAAGTTCATAAA GTCCAAATATGAACTTCaagaatttttaaaacctAGCTTGCGAATTATACCCAATAACTCCTCAAAGACTCCTGAGGCACCAAGTTGTTTTCAGAACTCTTCCAAGAAATCA GAAGGCATGGTTGAATTTATGGGACTACTGAAAGTTAAGGTGATTAAAGGCACAAACTTAGCTGTGAGAGATATGAAATCCAGTGATCCTTTCATTACCGTGACTCTTGGGCAACAG ACTGCGAAAACGAcggtgaaaaagaaaaacttgaaTCCAGTTTGGAACGAGGAACTCATGCTGTCGGTTCCTCAAGAATACGGTCCCTTAGAGTTG AAAGTGTTCGATCTCGACACTGTTTCATCTAATGACTCGATGGGTGAAGCAGAAATCGACCTCCAGCCAATGTTAACATCAGCAATGGCATTTGGAGATGCTGAAATATATGGGGATATGCAGATAGGAAAATGGTTGAAATCAGACGACAACGCCCTTATCGACGACAGTGCAGTCAATATCGTGGACGGGAAGGTGAAACAAGAGGTGTCGCTCAAGCTCGGAAACGTAGAATCAGGTGAAGTGTACTTGGAACTAGAGTGGATGCCTCTTGATCAGTAG